The following proteins are encoded in a genomic region of Fundidesulfovibrio soli:
- a CDS encoding MinD/ParA family protein, producing MSKQSANPRCTMSLCILSGKGGVGKSNLALNLSYALYRANYRMLMMDFDVGLANVDVLLGISPEKNLQDLLQPGVSPADVVACVEPEGFDFLPAASGVPELLELDDDMRDSVFSKLNSALGEYDYIVFDLGAGIGKTVLSLAAMTRMRIMVVTPEPTSLTDSYAVIKVLNSQHGISDFQVVVNQVSDPKEGQLTFERLAGACKRFLDLEISYMGCVHSDPNVPDAVRRQTPLIKHAPKCRASQDILSLAIKIARYRSECRPELAEKEILKKITHG from the coding sequence AAGAGCAACCTGGCGCTCAATCTTTCCTACGCCTTGTACCGGGCGAACTACCGTATGCTCATGATGGACTTCGACGTGGGCCTGGCCAACGTGGACGTGCTGCTGGGCATCTCGCCCGAAAAAAACCTGCAGGACCTGCTCCAACCCGGCGTCAGCCCGGCGGACGTGGTGGCCTGCGTGGAGCCGGAGGGGTTCGACTTCCTGCCGGCGGCCAGCGGTGTGCCCGAGTTGCTGGAACTCGACGACGACATGCGCGACTCCGTGTTCTCCAAGCTCAACTCGGCGCTGGGCGAATACGACTACATCGTCTTCGACCTGGGCGCGGGCATCGGCAAGACCGTGCTCTCCCTGGCGGCCATGACGCGCATGCGCATCATGGTGGTCACCCCGGAGCCCACCTCCCTCACGGACAGCTACGCCGTCATCAAGGTGCTCAATTCACAGCACGGCATTTCGGACTTCCAGGTGGTGGTCAATCAGGTCAGCGATCCCAAGGAGGGCCAGTTGACCTTCGAACGCCTCGCCGGGGCCTGCAAACGCTTCCTTGATCTGGAAATCAGCTACATGGGCTGCGTGCACAGCGACCCGAATGTGCCGGATGCCGTTCGCAGGCAGACCCCCCTGATAAAGCACGCCCCGAAGTGCAGAGCCTCGCAGGACATCCTCAGCCTGGCCATCAAGATCGCCCGATATAGGTCGGAGTGCAGACCAGAATTGGCGGAAAAAGAGATTTTGAAAAAAATAACGCATGGTTAA
- a CDS encoding HU family DNA-binding protein — protein sequence MNKSELINTLAESRDIHADEASAVVNSFIDSIKQALVDGDRVEIRGFGSFKVKGYKGYTGRNPKSGEVVNVAPKRLPFFRPGKELKEYLNK from the coding sequence ATGAACAAAAGCGAGCTTATCAACACCCTGGCCGAAAGCCGCGACATTCACGCCGACGAGGCCTCCGCCGTGGTCAACTCGTTCATCGACTCCATCAAGCAGGCCCTCGTCGATGGGGACCGCGTGGAGATTCGCGGCTTCGGCAGCTTCAAGGTGAAGGGCTACAAGGGCTACACCGGCCGCAACCCCAAGTCCGGGGAAGTGGTCAACGTCGCGCCCAAACGCCTGCCCTTCTTCAGGCCCGGCAAGGAACTCAAGGAATATCTCAACAAGTAG